Proteins from a genomic interval of Pseudomonas sp. RC10:
- a CDS encoding phage holin family protein, translating into MTLGTGPSETDNTSSPRRLGAAFLGLLHSHVELFGIELQEQKARTVSLLLFAGLALVFALLLLIGLSALLLILVWDSYRLSGIIGLCVFYTLAALFCAMRLRSAIFDESSPFHSTLEELANDRERLMP; encoded by the coding sequence ATGACCCTAGGAACAGGTCCATCCGAGACCGATAACACGTCTTCGCCTCGTCGACTGGGCGCGGCCTTTCTCGGCTTGCTCCACAGCCATGTCGAGCTGTTCGGCATTGAATTGCAGGAGCAGAAAGCGCGCACCGTGAGCCTTCTGCTGTTTGCGGGTCTGGCGCTGGTGTTCGCGCTGTTGTTGCTCATCGGGCTCTCGGCGTTGCTGCTGATTCTGGTGTGGGACAGCTATCGACTCAGCGGCATCATTGGGCTGTGCGTCTTCTATACGCTGGCTGCGCTGTTCTGTGCGATGCGTCTGCGCTCCGCGATCTTCGATGAATCCTCGCCCTTCCATTCGACGCTGGAAGAACTGGCCAACGACCGCGAGCGACTGATGCCATGA
- a CDS encoding DUF883 family protein — protein sequence MARPTAEKAQDILMADFQTLVADTEKLLAHTASLAGEQADVLRDQINDSLVRARETLALAEEALRNRSQEAVVATEEYVQANPWQSVGIAAGVGFLLGLLATRR from the coding sequence ATGGCTCGCCCGACCGCAGAGAAAGCCCAGGATATTTTGATGGCAGATTTCCAGACATTGGTGGCCGACACCGAAAAGCTGCTGGCGCACACCGCGTCGTTGGCCGGTGAGCAGGCTGACGTCTTGCGTGATCAGATCAACGACAGCCTGGTACGTGCCCGCGAAACCTTGGCTCTGGCGGAAGAAGCGCTGCGCAACCGCAGCCAGGAAGCCGTTGTCGCCACCGAAGAATACGTGCAAGCCAATCCATGGCAATCCGTGGGCATTGCCGCTGGCGTCGGCTTCTTGCTGGGTCTGCTGGCTACAAGGCGCTGA
- a CDS encoding ammonium transporter: MENVQSAVDTLVHSSNTLFILIGAVMVLAMHAGFAFLEVGTVRQKNQVNALSKILSDFAVSTLAYFFVGYWISYGVSFLQPASVLATDHGYGLVKFFFLLTFAAAIPAIISGGIAERARFAPQLCATVLIVAFVYPFFEGMVWNGNFGLQAWLLKSFGASFHDFAGSVVVHAMGGWLALAAVTLLGARHGRYREGRLVAYPPSSIPFLALGSWILIVGWFGFNVMSAQTLDGVSGLVAVNSLMAMVGGTVAALIVGRNDPGFLHNGPLAGLVAVCAGSDLMHPVGALVTGIIAGALFVWCFTAAQVKWKIDDVLGVWPLHGLCGVWGGIACGIFGQTSWGGIGGVSLISQLIGSALGVAIALVGGFLVYGVIKLCLGLRLSQEQEYYGADLSIHKIGAVSHD; the protein is encoded by the coding sequence ATGGAAAATGTGCAAAGCGCGGTGGACACCCTGGTCCACAGCTCCAATACCCTGTTCATTCTGATCGGCGCGGTCATGGTTCTGGCCATGCATGCCGGTTTTGCCTTTCTGGAAGTCGGGACCGTCCGGCAAAAAAACCAGGTCAACGCGCTGTCCAAGATTCTCAGCGACTTTGCGGTCTCGACCCTGGCGTATTTCTTCGTGGGGTACTGGATTTCCTACGGCGTCAGCTTCCTGCAACCGGCGAGTGTGCTCGCGACCGACCATGGCTACGGCCTGGTGAAATTCTTTTTTCTGCTGACTTTCGCGGCGGCCATCCCGGCGATCATTTCCGGCGGCATTGCCGAACGTGCCCGATTCGCCCCGCAATTGTGCGCGACAGTGTTGATCGTTGCGTTTGTTTACCCGTTCTTCGAAGGCATGGTGTGGAACGGCAACTTTGGCCTGCAGGCTTGGCTGTTGAAGTCTTTTGGGGCGAGCTTTCATGATTTCGCCGGCTCAGTGGTGGTGCACGCGATGGGAGGCTGGCTGGCGCTGGCGGCCGTGACCCTGCTCGGCGCGCGCCACGGCAGGTATCGCGAGGGCAGGCTGGTGGCTTATCCGCCGTCGAGCATCCCGTTCCTGGCGCTGGGCTCGTGGATTCTCATCGTCGGCTGGTTCGGCTTCAACGTCATGAGCGCCCAGACGCTGGACGGCGTGAGCGGTCTGGTGGCAGTCAATTCGCTGATGGCGATGGTCGGCGGCACCGTTGCGGCGTTGATCGTCGGCCGCAACGACCCTGGCTTTCTGCACAACGGCCCGCTGGCCGGGTTGGTCGCCGTGTGCGCGGGTTCCGACCTGATGCACCCGGTAGGCGCGTTGGTCACCGGCATTATTGCTGGCGCCTTGTTCGTCTGGTGTTTCACCGCCGCGCAAGTGAAGTGGAAGATTGACGACGTGCTGGGCGTGTGGCCGTTGCACGGTCTGTGCGGTGTATGGGGCGGGATTGCCTGTGGCATTTTCGGTCAGACGAGCTGGGGCGGTATCGGTGGCGTCAGCCTGATCAGCCAGTTGATCGGCAGCGCGCTGGGTGTGGCGATTGCCCTGGTGGGGGGCTTCCTGGTCTATGGCGTGATCAAACTGTGCCTGGGGTTGCGGCTCAGTCAGGAACAGGAGTACTACGGCGCCGACCTGTCGATCCACAAGATCGGGGCTGTCAGTCACGACTGA
- a CDS encoding acyltransferase — translation MERIYSLQGLRGVAVLGVVLFHMTAVEHKYSGGDILLPPLLDFFQLGVDLFFIISGFVMVIVSRGRFQKAAESKRFLFNRVSRIYPTYWLYFFLTLAVVLVQPNMVNSTHGSSNLLMSFLLLPNDKVLLVMVAWSLLFELWFYLVFTGLMLFRERWLPAFLAVWALVLIVFNCVQDWRDYNAALRIILHPYSLEFMVGVALALLFYGPHSARIPTRAVVIALIAALLPGIGLIGYYRLFDDDGLLRMFAVGGVFGTLILGFALLERRRHLRMPPFLVAVGDMSYTVYLSHLLVLGVIGRAWQIVGSRPDSLWDNVLFTVLMMAAVLCYGWVGYRWFEKPVLDRSNDFSRRRFRLDGISGRA, via the coding sequence ATGGAACGTATCTATTCCCTTCAGGGGTTGAGGGGCGTGGCGGTGTTGGGGGTGGTGCTGTTCCACATGACCGCCGTAGAGCACAAATATTCGGGCGGCGACATTCTGCTGCCGCCGTTGCTGGATTTCTTTCAACTGGGCGTGGACCTGTTCTTCATCATCAGCGGTTTCGTGATGGTGATCGTCAGCCGGGGCCGATTTCAGAAAGCCGCCGAATCCAAGCGCTTTCTGTTCAATCGCGTGTCGCGCATTTATCCCACGTACTGGCTCTATTTCTTCCTCACCCTGGCGGTGGTGCTGGTGCAGCCGAACATGGTGAACAGCACCCACGGTTCGTCCAACCTGCTGATGTCCTTCCTGCTGCTGCCCAACGACAAAGTGTTGCTGGTGATGGTCGCCTGGTCGCTGCTGTTCGAGCTGTGGTTCTACCTGGTCTTCACCGGATTGATGCTGTTTCGTGAGCGCTGGCTGCCTGCGTTTTTGGCCGTCTGGGCGCTCGTCCTGATCGTGTTCAATTGCGTCCAGGACTGGCGGGACTACAACGCGGCGCTGAGGATCATCCTTCATCCGTACTCGCTGGAATTCATGGTTGGCGTGGCCTTGGCATTGCTGTTTTACGGCCCGCACAGCGCACGCATTCCAACGCGTGCCGTCGTCATCGCGCTGATCGCCGCGTTACTCCCGGGCATCGGGCTCATCGGTTATTACCGCCTGTTTGACGATGACGGCCTGCTGCGCATGTTCGCGGTGGGCGGGGTGTTTGGCACGCTGATCCTCGGGTTCGCCTTGCTGGAGCGCCGTCGTCACTTGCGCATGCCGCCATTTCTGGTGGCTGTCGGAGACATGTCCTACACCGTTTACTTGTCGCATTTGTTGGTGCTGGGGGTGATCGGGCGCGCCTGGCAGATCGTGGGAAGTCGGCCTGACAGCCTGTGGGACAACGTCTTGTTCACCGTGCTGATGATGGCCGCGGTGCTCTGCTATGGGTGGGTTGGCTATCGCTGGTTCGAGAAGCCGGTGCTGGACCGTTCCAACGACTTCTCTCGACGTCGGTTCCGGCTCGACGGCATTTCAGGGCGGGCCTAA
- a CDS encoding glutaredoxin family protein yields the protein MPPECQLFGTLGCYLCEVAEAELMPLVEHGLLVELVDIAESDALNDAYGLRIPVLRRTDTGAELDWPFDTGQVVMFLRD from the coding sequence ATGCCGCCAGAGTGCCAACTTTTCGGGACGTTAGGGTGTTATTTGTGCGAGGTTGCCGAGGCCGAGCTGATGCCCCTGGTAGAGCACGGCTTGTTGGTCGAATTGGTCGATATTGCGGAGAGTGACGCGCTGAATGACGCGTACGGTTTGCGCATTCCGGTGTTGCGGCGCACTGACACCGGTGCCGAACTGGACTGGCCGTTCGACACCGGGCAGGTGGTGATGTTTTTGCGTGACTGA
- a CDS encoding pseudouridine synthase, translated as MSEPAFIAAERQASTLYLPPGPWLTVVDCLCERFSAISREQWLDRIARGRVLDGEGQPIALDLPYREGLRIHYFREVPNEVPIPVQETILYADEHLVVADKPHFLPVTPAGEYVEQTLLRRLIRTLDNPNLVPLHRIDRHTAGLVLFSANKDSRSAYQALFPTRKIDKRYEAIARALPELEFPRVHKSRLVDGEPFFRMQEGEGQSNTETRIEVCERKGDLWRYGLYPVTGKKHQLRVHMAALGAGICNDPFYPEVIKDAVDDYDRPLKLLAQGLRFVDPVTGEERVFESRIRLEW; from the coding sequence ATGTCCGAACCCGCTTTCATCGCCGCCGAACGCCAGGCCAGCACCCTTTATCTTCCACCGGGGCCGTGGCTGACGGTGGTCGATTGCCTGTGCGAACGCTTCAGCGCCATCAGCCGGGAGCAATGGCTGGACCGGATTGCCCGTGGTCGAGTCCTGGACGGTGAAGGACAGCCCATCGCACTGGACCTGCCGTACCGCGAAGGCCTGCGCATTCATTACTTTCGAGAAGTGCCCAATGAAGTGCCGATTCCCGTGCAAGAGACGATTCTGTATGCCGACGAGCATCTGGTGGTCGCAGACAAGCCGCATTTCCTGCCGGTCACGCCTGCCGGGGAGTACGTCGAACAGACGTTGCTGCGGCGTTTGATTCGCACGCTCGACAATCCCAATCTGGTGCCGCTGCACCGGATCGACCGCCACACCGCAGGTCTGGTGCTGTTCTCCGCGAATAAAGACAGCCGCTCGGCGTATCAAGCGCTGTTTCCCACCCGGAAAATCGACAAACGCTACGAAGCCATCGCCCGCGCCTTGCCTGAGCTGGAGTTTCCTCGGGTGCACAAGAGCCGTCTGGTGGATGGCGAGCCGTTTTTTCGCATGCAGGAAGGGGAAGGGCAGAGCAACACCGAAACCCGCATCGAAGTCTGTGAGCGCAAGGGCGACCTGTGGCGTTATGGCTTGTACCCGGTAACCGGCAAGAAGCACCAATTGCGGGTGCACATGGCGGCGCTGGGCGCAGGAATTTGCAATGACCCTTTCTATCCCGAGGTGATCAAGGACGCCGTGGATGATTACGACCGGCCGCTGAAATTGCTGGCGCAGGGGTTGCGGTTCGTCGATCCGGTGACGGGGGAGGAGCGAGTGTTCGAGAGCCGCATCAGGTTGGAGTGGTAA
- a CDS encoding DeoR/GlpR family DNA-binding transcription regulator, translating into MSEDLLPSPDAPPMQPAQRREMIIRRLRREQTLSVVQLTEIFNCSHMTVRRDIALLEQEGLVFSVPGGVRLASQMANEPSHHKRVILESEQKQRMAVIAAQYLKPGMVVYLDAGTTTLCLVPHIIALEGITVVTNDFSIVIALSEARHVKVIHTGGVLDHDNITGIGTLAADTLRNLATDIAFISSSSWDLQRGITTPSEAKVEVKKAAMAGSSQVVLMATSSKYGTFGMYRVAGLDRFDPIISDDGLTTDSAAGIRRSGIELILA; encoded by the coding sequence ATGAGCGAAGACCTTCTGCCATCACCTGATGCGCCGCCGATGCAACCGGCGCAACGTCGCGAGATGATCATTCGCAGGCTTCGGCGCGAGCAGACGTTAAGCGTCGTGCAGCTCACGGAAATCTTCAATTGTTCGCACATGACCGTGCGCCGGGACATCGCGCTGCTGGAGCAGGAGGGCCTGGTGTTTTCAGTGCCCGGCGGCGTGCGCCTGGCGAGTCAGATGGCCAACGAGCCGAGCCACCACAAGCGGGTGATTCTCGAATCCGAGCAGAAGCAGCGCATGGCCGTGATCGCCGCGCAGTACCTCAAGCCGGGGATGGTGGTTTACCTCGATGCGGGCACGACGACGCTGTGTCTCGTGCCGCACATCATCGCGCTGGAAGGCATCACCGTGGTCACCAACGATTTCAGCATCGTCATCGCTCTGTCGGAAGCGCGGCACGTCAAAGTGATTCACACCGGCGGCGTGCTGGACCACGACAACATCACCGGCATCGGCACCCTCGCTGCCGACACCCTGCGCAATCTCGCCACCGACATCGCTTTCATTTCCAGCAGTTCCTGGGATCTGCAACGGGGCATCACCACCCCGTCAGAGGCCAAAGTCGAGGTCAAGAAGGCCGCCATGGCCGGGTCGTCGCAGGTGGTGTTGATGGCCACCAGCTCCAAATACGGCACCTTCGGCATGTACCGCGTCGCCGGTCTTGACCGCTTCGATCCGATCATTTCCGACGACGGGCTGACGACCGATTCCGCCGCTGGCATTCGCCGTTCGGGCATCGAACTGATCCTCGCCTGA
- a CDS encoding histidine phosphatase family protein, with protein MDTDEQTHRTLYLIRHGETDWNAKRLLQGRRDIPLNAVGKGQAAVSGTCLKWLLPDASNTDFIASPLGRTRETMEIIRQRMGLDAGGYQTDERLVEINFGEWEGLDWQQIAERQPERYAARQADPLNFMPTEGENYPHVFERVGSLLGSLQRDTVLVAHAGVLRSCLALLTDVRDDEVPLLEIPQDQVLMVRDGQFAWMRVSTALDGSR; from the coding sequence ATGGACACTGATGAACAGACCCACCGCACGCTCTACCTGATCCGCCACGGCGAAACCGACTGGAACGCCAAACGCCTGTTGCAGGGGCGTCGCGACATCCCTTTGAACGCTGTGGGTAAAGGCCAGGCGGCGGTATCCGGTACCTGTCTCAAGTGGCTGCTGCCAGACGCGTCGAACACCGATTTCATCGCCAGCCCGTTGGGCCGTACCCGCGAGACCATGGAAATCATCCGTCAGCGAATGGGGCTGGACGCCGGGGGTTACCAGACCGATGAACGGCTGGTGGAGATCAACTTTGGCGAGTGGGAAGGACTGGACTGGCAGCAGATCGCCGAGCGTCAGCCGGAGCGTTACGCCGCACGGCAGGCTGATCCGCTGAATTTCATGCCCACCGAGGGCGAGAATTACCCCCACGTGTTCGAGCGCGTCGGCAGCCTGCTGGGTTCATTGCAGCGGGACACGGTTCTGGTCGCCCACGCCGGGGTGTTGCGCAGTTGCCTGGCGTTGCTCACCGACGTGCGGGATGACGAGGTGCCGCTGCTGGAAATCCCGCAGGACCAGGTGCTGATGGTGCGCGATGGCCAATTTGCCTGGATGCGGGTCAGCACGGCGCTGGATGGAAGCCGCTGA
- a CDS encoding MFS transporter, whose amino-acid sequence MSTLDGTLGGSTSAPNTEPVAQSAQPTAHQLKQRRRASVGSLIGTTIEWYEYYIYGATAALVFPLLFFPTHDRLVSLMLSFASFAIAFAIRPIGAAVFGHYGDRVGRKTTLIVTLVMTGLATFLIGFLPTYESIGLWAPVILIILRLVQGFGVGGEWGGAALMSLEWGDQKKRGAAGAWPQLGTSIGLILSTSAVMGSSYFTGEHFLDWGWRIPFLLSGILVVVGLLVRLSIEETPSFAAKKQNQQIEKSPLKFVVKHHWREIVKVAFLRMSEQMPFYIFTAFILDYATQTAHVSRTFVLLGTLSAAILDLILLPIFSNLADRVGRRNMYYVGCAVLILMAFPYFWVLNSGNETWIFIAITLSLVPHAIQYGAQASLISEQFPVHVRYTGAGVGYQMSSLVAGGPAPLIASFLLVSFGSGYAVAAYLAAGGVIAALALSSLKDRSDQHL is encoded by the coding sequence ATGTCTACACTCGACGGTACCCTGGGAGGCAGCACCTCTGCGCCCAACACCGAGCCGGTTGCGCAATCGGCGCAACCCACCGCTCACCAGCTCAAACAGCGCCGCCGGGCTTCGGTGGGCAGTCTGATCGGCACCACCATCGAGTGGTACGAGTATTACATCTACGGTGCGACGGCCGCGCTGGTGTTCCCTCTGTTATTTTTTCCCACCCATGACCGACTCGTCTCCTTGATGCTGTCGTTCGCCTCCTTTGCCATCGCCTTCGCGATTCGCCCCATCGGCGCGGCAGTTTTCGGCCACTACGGCGATCGCGTCGGGCGCAAGACCACGTTGATCGTCACGCTGGTGATGACCGGGTTGGCGACCTTTCTCATCGGATTTTTGCCCACGTACGAGAGTATCGGGCTGTGGGCGCCGGTGATCCTGATCATCCTGCGTCTGGTCCAGGGCTTCGGCGTGGGCGGTGAGTGGGGCGGTGCGGCGTTGATGTCGCTGGAATGGGGCGATCAGAAGAAGCGCGGTGCGGCGGGCGCCTGGCCGCAACTGGGCACGTCCATCGGCCTGATCCTGTCGACCTCGGCGGTGATGGGGTCGAGCTATTTTACCGGCGAGCATTTCCTTGATTGGGGCTGGCGTATTCCGTTCCTGCTGTCGGGGATCCTGGTGGTGGTCGGCTTGCTCGTGCGTCTCTCCATTGAAGAGACGCCGTCCTTCGCGGCGAAGAAGCAGAACCAGCAAATCGAGAAGAGCCCCCTCAAGTTCGTGGTCAAACACCACTGGCGCGAGATCGTCAAAGTGGCGTTCCTGCGCATGTCCGAGCAGATGCCGTTCTACATCTTCACGGCGTTCATCCTCGATTACGCGACGCAAACAGCTCACGTGTCGCGCACTTTTGTGCTGCTTGGGACGTTGTCCGCAGCGATCCTCGACCTGATCCTTTTGCCGATTTTCTCCAACCTCGCGGACCGGGTAGGTCGCCGCAACATGTATTACGTCGGGTGTGCGGTGCTGATCCTCATGGCGTTCCCGTACTTCTGGGTGCTGAATTCGGGCAACGAAACCTGGATTTTCATCGCCATTACCCTGTCGCTGGTGCCTCATGCCATTCAGTACGGCGCTCAGGCGTCGCTGATCTCCGAGCAGTTTCCGGTGCACGTTCGCTACACGGGTGCGGGGGTCGGCTACCAGATGTCCTCGCTGGTGGCCGGTGGCCCGGCGCCGCTGATCGCGTCGTTCCTGCTGGTCAGTTTCGGTTCGGGCTATGCGGTGGCGGCTTATCTGGCGGCGGGCGGCGTGATTGCCGCACTGGCTTTGTCGAGTCTCAAGGACCGCAGCGATCAGCATCTCTGA
- a CDS encoding 3-hydroxyacyl-CoA dehydrogenase family protein, translating into MTIKKVAVVGSGYMGGGIAQVLALGGAQVVLGDLSASVAKDNLERLLKQGKAFAEAGLFPEDAHARLSANLTAAGSIEEAVEGVDYVTEAVFESMDVKRDVLGRVSAAAAADTLIGTNTSAIPIGELAKFVTHPERFLGVHWMNPAPFIPSVELIASEHTLPAHVDTLEALIRAVGKVPARVADTPGFVANRLQFALYKEAVMVVEEGLATPEQVDLVVSNAFGFRLALFGPFAIGDMAGLDVYASSYKTLSGTYGDRLAAPKALQDLVDGGNYGLKSGHGFLDIDPDKRAELLAYRDKAYAALSKLRAELGPAPGLVS; encoded by the coding sequence ATGACGATCAAGAAAGTGGCCGTAGTCGGTTCGGGCTACATGGGCGGCGGTATCGCTCAAGTGTTGGCCTTGGGCGGCGCGCAGGTGGTCTTGGGCGATCTGTCCGCCAGCGTGGCGAAGGACAATCTGGAGCGCCTGCTCAAACAGGGCAAGGCGTTCGCCGAGGCCGGGCTGTTTCCGGAAGATGCCCATGCGCGGCTGAGCGCGAACCTGACGGCGGCGGGTTCCATTGAGGAAGCGGTCGAGGGCGTGGATTATGTGACCGAGGCGGTGTTCGAATCGATGGACGTCAAGCGCGATGTGCTGGGGCGCGTGTCGGCGGCGGCCGCAGCGGACACCCTCATCGGCACCAACACGTCGGCGATTCCGATTGGCGAACTGGCGAAGTTCGTCACTCACCCGGAGCGTTTTCTGGGCGTTCACTGGATGAACCCGGCGCCGTTCATTCCGAGCGTCGAGCTGATTGCCAGCGAACACACATTGCCCGCTCACGTCGACACGCTGGAAGCGCTGATTCGCGCGGTCGGCAAGGTGCCTGCGCGGGTCGCGGACACCCCGGGCTTCGTTGCCAACCGTTTGCAGTTCGCGCTCTATAAAGAAGCGGTGATGGTGGTGGAAGAAGGGTTGGCGACGCCGGAGCAGGTCGATCTGGTGGTGAGCAATGCCTTCGGTTTCCGTCTGGCGCTGTTCGGGCCGTTCGCGATTGGTGACATGGCCGGGCTGGACGTTTATGCGTCTTCCTACAAAACGCTGTCGGGCACGTATGGCGACCGTCTGGCGGCGCCGAAAGCCCTGCAGGACTTGGTGGACGGCGGCAATTACGGCCTCAAGTCCGGGCACGGTTTTCTCGATATCGACCCGGATAAACGCGCCGAACTGCTGGCGTATCGCGACAAGGCCTACGCAGCGTTGAGCAAGTTGCGTGCGGAGTT